The Triticum aestivum cultivar Chinese Spring chromosome 6D, IWGSC CS RefSeq v2.1, whole genome shotgun sequence genomic sequence AAGTGATGCGCAATGCGATTCATGATGGATCTATAGAACACTGCAGCATCGCCATGCCTCTCGATTACCAAAATAATTGTAACGCCACTTCATGTTAAGTGCCACATTATGGTGATGTTCCAAGTGCATTGAGTGAAACTTTGGAACCCTATTATCCTTTCGGATCCTGGTACTAGTTTCTGGGTGCCCTTGTTGCAAAATTTACGTTGAGGGGGCTTTCGTGATCCTGGTACTAAGTTTCTGGTTGCCCTTGTCGCAAAATTTACGTTGAAGGGGGTCCTTACCTCAGAGGGGATCAAGAGATAGCGGTTGTGTGATCCTGCTTGAATCCTCGGCTTCCCTATGAGCCTAGCCGACAGTTTTAATCGCCTGAGACCAGTTCGTTCGCTCGTTTCCCTCGTTCACAAATTTTCCTCTCAATTATGTAGAAGTTCGTCTAATTTGCTGTGAATTTTGCGGGTTTCTGAGTTCCAATGCCCAGAAACATCCTAAAAGGGCCCGCCTAGATATCCCAACAAATTTCATTACTCACACAGATAAGTCTCATCACATTCTATTATCCAAAAAAAAAGTCTCGTCACATTCCGCACATTATCCTGAAAGGAAAACAGAGTCTGGACAGGCAAGAATGATAACTGATGTTGAAAAACACATCTGCTCTAACTGAAGCGCAGATGAAAAACCAGGATTACAAAGAGGATTTGGCAAGGGCTAGAAGAGCAAAAGACACACTTGAAAAAGAAAAGAGGAtcaaaattcatgaaattttttagttTTAAGAATTGACAGGGACCGCGTGAACGCGTACCCCGAGATGGTAGACCAACGCACTCACCAAGTGCAATGTGAGCCATTGATCTAGGCCACGGCCCCCTCTTGATCGGCCGTCAACCCCGTCCaggtaagtactccctccgttccataatgtagtgcctacagATTTTTTATAAAttcaaactttacaaactttgaccaagtttatagagaaaactatttatGTATACAATgtcaaatatataaaatatgaaaatacATCTTACGATGAATCTAATAATATATGTTTGGCATTCtaaatgtaaatatttttctctgtaaacttgatcaaagtttgcaaggtttaattttttcaaaaatttataggcactacattatggaacggagggagtatgttgcaCCATCGCACCTAGAGCTCCTTATATAGGCGgctccccttctcctcctcccctcgctcggcgaggtggtactaaactaaACCAGCGTCGTGCTTTTTTTTAGACAACGAGCGTCGTGGTTCAGCCGTGGGTGAACGGTCGTGGGCCTCAAACGGGCTGGGCTAGGCCGAAAGATATGAGTCCACAAATGGATTGTCAGGCCTCGTGGGCTAAGGTGCGACAACGTTTTTTTCCCTAAGAAAAAAGGCGTGCTTTGTCTTTCCTTCCCCCCCTAAAAAAAAGTCTTTCCTTCTTCGATCCTTCCCCACTCCCACCCGCTCCGATGgaccccgcaccgccgccgccgccgccgccgccgctcgcggtACACCTGGTCACCGGCGACGCGTACTCGCCGGCGCTATCCCACCTCCTCcagtccctcgccgccgcccgcatcGTCGCCTTCGACGCCGAGTGGAAGCCACGCCGCCGTGCTCCTTCCGCCCCCAGCGACGACGCCTCGCCAGCTCCCCCTAATCCGACGCAGCTGCCGACCGTTACGGTTCTCCAGCTGGCCTGCCGGGGAGAAGACGGGGGCAACGAGGTGTTCGTCGTCGACCTCCTCGCCGTGCCGCTCGCCGACCTGTGGGCGCCGCTGAGGGAGCTGTTTGAGCGGCCCGAGGTGCTGAAGCTGGGGTTCCGGTTCAAGCAGGACCTCGTGTACCTCTCCGCCACCTTCACGGCTGCCCTCGGAGGCGACTCTGGATTCAACAGGGTAGAGTGCCTGTCGTGCAAATTGTTTTACTGCTTTTGTGACAAGATTGTTCACGATGTTTCGGTAGAATATCCCAGATCCCTTtctcttaggcaacattgttgTAAGTTGAATTGGGTTGAAGCTTTGAAgactttttcttatgtttaatttACCAGCTACATGATCACTGCTGTCTCAGCTGGTTTTGGAACAACGAATAATGTGTCAAAGTCTTCCCCAAAACAAATCTGCCCAGGATTATTATGAGCCAGATTGAAATTTCTAAAGTTGCTCCTTGGTACGGGAGATTTCAAGAATCAGCCCTAAAACCCCGAATGGAAGGAGCAATTTGTTGTTCCAAAACCAGCTGAGAGGCAGCAGTAAGCATTATTTTTTTGTGAGTAACACCGCCGTCATTCGTCTTGCAAGGTGGAGCCTTTCTTGGATGTCACCAACGTTTATCACTACCTCAAGGGGCATGACATGCAAAAGAGACTTCCAAAGGAGACCAAGAGTTTGGCTTCAATATGCGAGGAACTGCTGAATGTCTCTTTATCCAAGGTTAGTCTACATAAGTTCGTTGCCTTCATGTCGGGGACTTGCATTTTTCCATGGCATGGTTGCGTTAATCGCCAAGTTCAATTGCCATATGAAACCAACTGTTTGGCAAACATTTGCAGAATTGCAGGGCAGTAGAGATTGATGCAACTATAAACCAGCAGGAATGTAGGTGTATAATAGCCTTGCCAAATCCAATTGGTTTTGCTTATTACTAACTTACTTGATTTAAAGCAGTATTCCTTACTATACAGATCAACATATCAGATTATAAATTCCTGTCTCCTTTGGTTTACTTGAAGCCTTGTTCATAACTTCCAGTTATAGTATTCAGTAAATTGCTAGTAATACATTGTATGTTCATACGTGGCTAACCAACTTGTGGTATCCTCTCTTAGCACCTGTGACCAGACACATCACATGAGCAAACCTAGAGCAAGTGTGGCACAAAGGCTCATAACAAAGTGTCATAGGTGTGTTGAGCTCAAGCCTGGTCGTATGCAAGCTTGGTTGCTAACTTTCATTTTCCTCACATAGATGCATCTTAATGTGAGTTCTTTACCTGGGCTCACATGATCAGCATGCAAATTGATTTCGAGCTTGTGGTTCAGTTGAACTCGAGTTTAATATGGAACCAAATTGAGCTTCTTGGTCTTCCTTCCCAGCCCAAGCAGACAAATCAATCTTATTTCTCTTCATTGTTTTCTTCACTACCAAAAAAATACAATCCTCGCATTTATCTTTTACAGCAGCAGCGccttttagtcccaaacaagttggggtaggctaaagttgaaacccataagatctcgaaaCCAACGCATTTATCTGTTAACATTATTATTTTGGGACATTTACATTTCTACCCCTGACTCGAACCAACTACTCATATTTACCCCTAATTTTCAGacctactcagttttgcccctattTCGTTGTGTGGTGTTATAGAAATACCCCTGAGCAACGTTTTTGTCAGGTCTTCTCTGCTTTCTATGCTTCGCAATGTTCCTCTGTAGCTGCCAGTGCTTTTTATTCTTTTGTAACATCCCTGAAAATATTTATTTTCCCTGAGAACATAAACACCAAAATATAGGAACTGCCATCCATGGAGATGCTAAGGGATGCTACAAAAGAACTGAAACCACTGGCAACTACAGAGGAATGTCGCAAAGGTTAGAAAGTAgagaagacctgaaggaaacatcgCTCAGGGGTATTTCTATAACACCACATAACGGaataggggcaaaactgagtaggtCTGAAAATTAGGGGTaaatgtgagtagtgggttcgaaTTAGGGGCAGAAATGGAATTTTTCCCTATTATTTTAAGGGGTTACCCAGTTGCTATCCTTATTTTTTCGCACCAGGAACTCCAGTGTAGCGATTGGTCATGCCGACCCTTGAGCGAAGGGCAAATACAATATGCTGCATCAGATGCCTACTACTTGCTATATATATTTGATTTGTTCCATCAGAAGGTCAGCATTGAAGGTACTTTTGTCATGCTTAACGCAACTGATTTGATCATGGGAATTTAGTGTTCTTCTCTTTGTATTTCTTGTATGCAAATATTATTTTCTCATGAAAGTTTTAAGTGCTTATCATTAATAAGAGCTAAGAAGATTTAACCACTAACAATTTTTGTATTATTTATTACTACTGCAGAAAAATGTTCACCAACAGCTGAAGCTTCAGATGAACATTGCTCACAAAGGGCAAGTGAATGTTCATCGTCAGGAAATGACATTTGCTTTGATGGGTATTCGACATCCATCATCACGAAGTACAGCGACAGGATTTTGTTGACAGAGTCAGATACAAAAGCCCGTTCCTCAAGACGAAAAGAAAAGCAAAAGCTGTCGAGTGATGCCAAGTGCAAAGAGAAGTTTGATTACAATACTGAATGGATGGGTCCCCCTCCATGGGATCCTTCCGTTGGTGGAGATGGATACCCAAAGTTTCTGTGTGATGTGATGGTAACAGTTTTCCTAATCTCACCATCTTCGACAAGAGTGTGGATTTTGTTTGTTTCTTAAAATACCATTGCATAAGATGAACATGAAGTATGACAGATTTTACCACCTTATATGTTAGTCAAGTACCCAATTTGTTCTCTATTTGTAAAGGCTGCTAGATTTGATGTGAACAAAACTCAACAGATTGAGGGTCTAGCTAAGCACTTGAGATGTGTTGGATTGGATGCCGCCACTCCATCTTGTAGAAAACCTCAACCAAGGTCTTCCCCTATACTTTCTGCAACACTCCTAATGTAGTTTCTTATTAAGggattttttttgttatttttttttatttttttctactcAACTTTAGGGAATTATTAGATCAAATCTACAAGGAAGGAAGAATATTACTAACACGAGATGCCAAGCTCATAAAGTATCAGTATTTGGCGACTAATCAAGTATACAGAGTGAAAAGCCTGCTCAAACATGATCAACTGGCTGAGGTATGTGCTTATTTTGATATTTTCCGTCTTCAGTTTGATCTGTCTGCATGAACTTTTGAAAATTAGTGTAAATTGGCCTTTATGGATGAAAACATTTATTTCCTTAGTATTTGCCCACTCCTTTTTAGATTTTGtgcacaaacaacattttaaaaccTCAACCACTAATATTCAAAAACTAGTCCAAGTGTTTGAAGTTGTTATTTGCGTATGATACTACTAGATTTGTCATAAAAATGCTTTTGTCTCACTGTATTTTTTATAATATTTACTAGCATGTAAATACAGAAATCCTATGAAAAGCAAATGCAAATACAGAAAGTAATGGTCAAAGCCACAAACGAGCATACTGGAGACCATGCCACGTCCAAAAAGACAAGTTAACAAAGTAACCGATGTAATATTGTAAGTGTTGACTTGAAAAATAATGTGGAAATAGACCAATGCTCGTGAAACATCTAGAAGCAATGACTTGAAGTAATAAAACCAAAGGTCACTGTTTACATGTGATACTCTAGCAGTTGTCACTTCTCTAGCAGTTGTCACTTTTGATTTAGTCATTTACTTGTATCTCTATCTACTACATACTTATAAAACCGAGACAAAAActcgcaaaaaaaagagagaggcaaaagctttgcctatTTCATTGATTAACAAGGAGTTcaataaaaagaattaaaaaaactgCGTTGCCCTCCTCCAACTCTGCAAACCGCCCTGACAGCCAGACCCCACCGCCGACGCACTCATCTGGCCTTACAACACCCCTGCAGCTGTTAGTGGACTCTGGTTGCACACTGCTACTTGAACACAAGTTCACTGAGCATCCCGCAACTACATATCCAAGCAGTCCATGCTGAGAAATCAGATGCGACAGTGATGGATTGACAAGAATGTATTGGGCTCTGCGCTGCCGCCCTTACCCACGGAGGCAGCGGAAAGGGGTAGGGATGGTAGGGTGAGGAGTGGACACACCCTTGGCCACTAACTTTGCCAAGGAGGCGAGAGAGTGATAGGGGAGCCTGAGACAGAATCTTTTTCTAGTATTTATATTTGTGCATTGTGCAATAAGGAAAGGGCGGAAAGATATTCCGAAGCCCGCTGATTCGTCTGTTTAACTTGCTTGTTGCAGGTGATTGACACCTTCCAGTTAAAGATCTCTGAGGACCGATTAATGTCGAGATGTACAAAGTGCAACGGAAGTTTCATTCAGAAACCATTAACGCTTGAGGAAGCCATAGAAGCCTCCAAAGGTTTTCAGGTCATCCCCTCATGCCTCTTCAACCGAAATATGGAGTTCTGGAAGTGCACTGACTGCAACCAACTCTACTGGGAGGTACTAACTTTGTCCTATGTTCCAGTTTCCACCTCTGAAGTAGTACTTGCTAGTATCGGCGCTGCCTCCTGTATCCAACCACCTCTTTTACAATTTCCGCAGGGAACTCAGTACCACAACGCAGTTCAAAAATTCATGTCAGTCTGCAACATTAGTGAGTGAGCATTGCAACATTTCATTCTCAAGACGCTCATGTTGTTTTGTATGTGAAATTCAACATGTAGTAGAAGACCGCTCTTTCAATAATGTCACCATCTATGCCTTCGGACAAATCCCAGTCGCAATTATACTTTATGATGTACAGTCTACAGTATTTCAtatggtagtactccctccgtccgaaaaagctaaGCTTGTCCCTCAGATGGATGTAtttagcaccaagttagtgctagatacatccatttgagggccaagctttttcggacggagggagtaacacatCTGCAAATCATATGGTAGTAACACATATACATTGATTACCGACAACTGCCTCGTTTGCATCGTTCTGCCTCGATGAAGTTTTATTGTTCTTGCAGTGTTCCTCAGATATCTGCATTGATTCCGAAAAGACGGACCTTGTGCATGTTTTATTTGTTCACCAGCTTATCTACAAAAGCATTTGACTGATTGTGATCAGTCAAGTGTGATGTAATCAGGCACATATAATGGAAGCATATTTAGAATTTTCCACTCAAAATACTACAACAAGAACAACAAAGCCTGCGCCGAACAAGTTGAggtaggctagagttgaaacccaTAAGTTATCGAAATCAAGTCATGGTTCTGGCACTAGGATAACTAACTTCCACGCACCCCTCTCCATGGTTAAATCTTAAGTGATATTCTAGTCCTTaagatctctctttacggacttCTTTCATGTCAAGTTTGGTCCATcgcgacctctcttgacattatcaacaCGCCTACCCATCCGCTATGACGCTTCTGGAGGCCTGTGTtgtatatgcccaaaccatctcagacggtgttggacaagcttctcttcaatcggtgtCACCCCAACTCTATCAAGTATATCATCATCATGGACCCAATCCTTTCTTGTGTGGCCACATATCCATCTCAACATGTGCATCTCTGCTACACCTAGCTGTTGGACACGTTGTCATTTAGTTGGCCAACATTCAATGTCATACAACATTGCAGGTCGAATCGCCGTCCTATAAAACCTACATTTTTTACTTTCGTGACACTCTCTTATCATAGAGAACGCCAGAAGCTTGATGCCACTTCATCCATCCAAATTTAATTTGATGGCtcacatcttcatcgatatcaTCATCCTTCTGCATCATTGACtgcaaatatcgaaaggtgtccttccgaggtaccacctgcccatcaaggcaaACTTCCTCCTCTTGGTTATAGGATCAAATATCGACCAGAAGGGTGGGGGGGGGTTGTGTTTAAATTGGGGATACGATAATTTCTTTCAAAAAACAATTTTCCAAAGAAAAACAGAGTACACAAAGAGATAACAAAACTGAATAGAGAGAAAACTACGCAGAACTGGAATAACTGAGAGGAGCAACAAGCTAGCTAGGGGAATGACTAAGTAGCAGTACAGATAGCAAAGTCACTGACCATTGTACGCCTGTGTTGATAAAAAAAAGTTTGCTCGCCAATTAAGATTCCTATTCATAGCCTATATTATTTTGTGTGCTAAACTCAGTCCATTTTGTTGCCATGCTAATCACGCCATCTGCACACACCAGAGAGGCAGACAATAAGCAGCATTGGCAATTGGTGAGTTTCTGTTCACTTTATTTTTGTTGTCTCGCCAATCATGTAATACATGTATTTTGTTCCTTTTCTCTCGAGGACTAAAATATTTTACATAATTTTACTGTGTCACATAATGCACCTGTTTTACAGTATGTAAATTTGCAGTTAAGCAATGGTTGTTTTCTCACTTAGACATTGTAAGCTACATCGGCTGCGCTATACAACAAATCATAGTGAATGCACAAGGGTCAGCAATCACAGTGAAAGAAGTTCAAGTGGAAGATATTCAACCACCTGTTTAGTAAGGAATTTGCATATTACCTCTTGCAAAAACACTACTGGAATACTACAATGGTTTAAAAATGCACTTAGTGTTGATTGCATTTATTGAAGATAAACCTGCATATTTTATGCCTGGCCTCAGAAAGTGTCCCCAACAACTATATTGCTAGATTTTGCCGGAAATCAGCTGTATCGCTATTCATTACAACAAACAGAGAGGTAATCATCCCTACCATTCTTATGCATCCCATAGTTCATCGAATGTAACTACAACATGTTGTCTTCACACTGAAGTGGAAGATTCATAATGGATGAGCATCTGGTAGATCTCCTGCATTGTTGGCCTTGCTTGAGGGGAAGCTTTCAAGCAAGAAAATACTACCTTGATTTGGAAAACTATGTTTTTCTCTTCTATTGTTGTTGGTGCTGAAGGCCGTTGGTCCAAGATTTTGTTGACAAGAGTATATGGCTCTGTTGATGAGGCAAGATGTTGGAGTAGATCTCTTGGATGCTTCCCTATCAACACCTCTAGCACAAGCACACCAAAGCTGTACACATCACATTTCTCTGTCACAACAGAAGTGTAGGACAACTCTGCACCAAAGACAAGGATCAGCATTAGAAGTCAATGGACAAGAAAGTGTAAACAAGAAGCTATGGAACCATAAAAGCGGATAAGGGTAGAGATAGAAATAATTTTATGTCAAAGGGAGGCATATCTGTACCAGGAGCAATGTAGCCATATGTCCCTGCTAGTGCACTCCAGTTTGATGTATCAGGCTTCAAAATCCTTGCTGTACCAAAATCTGAGACATAAGCCTTAAAATTTGTATCAAGCAGGATGTTGTTGCTTGTGATATCTCGATGAATTATAGGAGGACTACAGTCATTGTGCAAATAGGATATTGCCTGAGCAACATCATTTATAAGGGCAGCTCTCTTATGCCAATCCAATCCCTTGGCTAATTCCTCATCTTGTAAAGTCGTGTGGAGACTTCCACGCTGAATGTAATCATAGACAAGAAACTTGTACGTTGGATGGGAGCAAAATCCATAGAGTTTGACAATACTTCTTTGTCGAATCTGTGTTAAGATTTCCATTTCACTGTGAAATCCTCTCTCATCAATCAACTCTTCTTCTGTTGGATGGAATTTCTTTACAGCAACTAGCTGCCCGTCTTCGAGTTGTGCCTTGTAGACTTTTCCATGTCATCAAAATTTTCTGTTGCCCTGATAATGTCATCAAATGCTAGTCATCCATCAAAATTCCAAACAGAGAACATGTTCCTCCCCTCATCTGTAGCACCActttgttgtttctttttcttgCTACGTATAAGAATTGCAATGATAACAATTGCAGCAATGGTGGAAAACCCCACAACAAGAACAATTGGCAGGAGGGAACTTTGTATCTTTTGTTTATGGCGACCAGATGCTGGAGTTGAGTAACAAGGTAGCAGTCCAGAGAAGTTACCGCACAGAGCTTTATTGTGAAGAAACCAATTTATTGAAGCATTTTGGAGTGCATGTCCTATTGGGAGTGGTCCTTCCAAGTCGTTGTAGGACACATCAAGCGTCGATAGGCTCACCATGCTTGCGAAGGAGGACGGAATGCTTCCACTGAACTGGTTATGGGATAAATTAAGAAATTCCAGCATCTCCAACTTTCCAAGTTCTTTTGGCAAGACACCTTCAAGTTTGTTATTGCTGGCATCTAACATCATCTGTAGGCTTGCTAAATTTCCAATTGCACCAGGCAATTTtccagtgaagttgttggtgttgATCTTCAAGAACAATAGTTCTATGCAGCTTCCCAATTCCTCTGGTATTGATCCACTCAAACTGTTTTCAGATAGATCAAGGTGTCCTAAATTTCTCAACTTCCCCAACTGCAAAGGTACAGGGCCTGATAACTGATTGAGTGACAGATTCAAGATATAAAGATTTTTCAAATCTCCAAACTCTGGTGGAATCCAACCAGTTATGTGGTTAGAATCGAGTGTTAGGTCTACCAAATTGGATAATTTTGATAGGGTGGGAGGTATTTGACCAGTAATCATGTTTTGTCCTAGCTTGAATTCCTTTAGTTGGGGGCAGTCTCCCCACTTTGGTGCAATGCTCCCAGAGAGTCTATTGGATGTCAACCATATGTGCCTAAGTTGTGGGTAAACTCCAAAATGGTGAGATATATCTCCTGTCAGTTGGTTTCCGTCAAGGTAAAGTCCAGTCAAACTTGTACAGGTCTTTAAGCTCCATGGAACTGAGACATTGAACATATTCAGAGACATTACAAAAGCTCTGAGACTGCCGCCGGTACATATATTCATAGGCAAAGGTCCAGAAAGGGAGTTATCAGCCAGATTAAGGCCGACTATGTTCTTGAGATCTCCAAATCCCTGAGGAAGAGATCCCGTTAATTTGTTATCATTCATGTTCAGACGTTGGATGTTTTGTAGGTTTCCAAATGTTTTGGGTATTGAGCCAGAAATTTTATTCTCGTCCAAGAACAATGTTTGGAGGTTCACCAAATTGCCAATATCCTGTGGGATAGAGCCTGTTATCTGATTTCTAAAAAGGGACAATCTTAATAAATTAGTAAGGTTTCCTAAGCTGGCAGGAATAGAGCCAGCGATTTGGTTGGCTGATAGGTCCAAATTCGAGAGATTTACTAGGATGCCTAGTTCTGGGGGTATAGAACCCGTTAGTCGATTTTTATAGACACGAAGTATGTTCAGCTGAGTGAGGTTGCCTACTTCTGGAGGTATCGTTCCTGTTATTTGATTTTGGTAGAGATCAAGTTTGTTTAACATGACTAGCCTTCCTATTTCAGCGGGGATGGAACCTGTGATTTGATTTTCGACGAGAGAGAGTTCATTTAACATGGTTAGATTGGATATGGAGAAAGGGATTTGAGCGGTTAGTTTATTTtcatcaagttgaaggaattgcAGCTTGACTAGCTTGCCTAGCTCGTGGGGTATCGGCCCCGACAGTTTGTTACCGTACAGTAACAGAACATTTAGCTGGGTCAGGTTTGCAAGAGTTGCGGGTATGTTACCACTTAAGCGCTGTTGCTTAGCTGTAAACCCTGCAGGCTGACAAGCCTTTCTAACTCGTTTGGAATGGGACCTGAGACCATGGTTTGGTGGATTACAAGATAAATCAACATCGTCAGGTTGCCTAGGGACGCAGGGACATGTCCTGTTAGGTTATTGAAGGAGATGTCAAGTATGGTGAGGCTAGCCAGTTCGCCGATCTCGTGTGGTATGTGGCCTCTGAGCTGATTGATGCTAAGGTCAAGGGTCGAGAGGGATGATAGCGAGCTGATATTAGGCGGTATTGGACCATGGAGACTATTGTTGCCTAGATCGATATATGTGAGGAATGGGAGAGCTGTGAAGTTGAGCTCACCAAGCTTGCCATGGATGCCAGCATCTGGCAGGGAGATGCTGGTCACGACCCAGGGCATGCTGCGGCCATGGCGAACAGCCGTGCACATGATCCCCGTCCAGTTGCACGGGCTGCTGCTGGTGCTGGTGGTGTCCCGCCAGGAGCTCATCTCCGCTGCTGGGTTTGCGAGTGTTGATTTCCAGTGGAGGAGGGCCTTCTGTTGAGACATGAGTGATATGCCACCATGACGCGCTGCTGCATGCGCTCGTTGCAAGAGAAGGAGACATGATGGCATGACAAGGACACAAAGGTAGAGCAGGGGTGTTGAGGCAGATCGCATTTTGCTTTGCATCTGGTTCTCGTGTGTTGGGTAGTAGCTCTAGAGATGTGAGTGTTTGAAGTGCTTGCTCAGGGTATGGGGGTTAATATGTAGTACTAGTACAAGAGTGCAGTTATCCATTGCTCTCAGGGTTTCATTGCAGGGCCATCAGTGGGTGGTTTCCTGGAAACACCGTGGTTCTTGACTTGTTGGGCGTCGTCATTTTTGACCCGTCTCCCTCGTTGATAGGGCAGGACGACAGATTGATAGTAGCATTGATAAGTCGCATTTATACGACGAAGTCCTCATACACCAGGCCGCCAGCTCCATAAGTTGGCGTGGCCATGAGTTTGGCCACACGGTGGTGAGAAGCTGTAGCTAACTTTGACCAACGCATCATCTGCAATCtgaacaaatgtgtactccctatCTTCTGACATCAACAGCTTAATCTGTCCAATGAGATGAGATGCACAAACTAAAGGCGATTGATTTGTCTCAGCCCACCTCtaagatgattttttttaaattacctcTAAGATGAT encodes the following:
- the LOC123145555 gene encoding exonuclease mut-7, coding for MDPAPPPPPPPPLAVHLVTGDAYSPALSHLLQSLAAARIVAFDAEWKPRRRAPSAPSDDASPAPPNPTQLPTVTVLQLACRGEDGGNEVFVVDLLAVPLADLWAPLRELFERPEVLKLGFRFKQDLVYLSATFTAALGGDSGFNRVEPFLDVTNVYHYLKGHDMQKRLPKETKSLASICEELLNVSLSKELQCSDWSCRPLSEGQIQYAASDAYYLLYIFDLFHQKVSIEEKCSPTAEASDEHCSQRASECSSSGNDICFDGYSTSIITKYSDRILLTESDTKARSSRRKEKQKLSSDAKCKEKFDYNTEWMGPPPWDPSVGGDGYPKFLCDVMIEGLAKHLRCVGLDAATPSCRKPQPRELLDQIYKEGRILLTRDAKLIKYQYLATNQVYRVKSLLKHDQLAEVIDTFQLKISEDRLMSRCTKCNGSFIQKPLTLEEAIEASKGFQVIPSCLFNRNMEFWKCTDCNQLYWEGTQYHNAVQKFMSVCNISE
- the LOC123145558 gene encoding MDIS1-interacting receptor like kinase 2, with product MQSKMRSASTPLLYLCVLVMPSCLLLLQRAHAAARHGGISLMSQQKALLHWKSTLANPAAEMSSWRDTTSTSSSPCNWTGIMCTAVRHGRSMPWVVTSISLPDAGIHGKLGSIPAEIGRLVMLNKLDLYQNQITGTIPPEVGNLTQLNILRVYKNRLTGSIPPELGILVNLSNLDLSANQIAGSIPASLGNLTNLLRLSLFRNQITGSIPQDIGNLVNLQTLFLDENKISGSIPKTFGNLQNIQRLNMNDNKLTGSLPQGFGDLKNIVGLNLADNSLSGPLPMNICTGGSLRAFVMSLNMFNVSVPWSLKTCTSLTGLYLDGNQLTGDISHHFGVYPQLRHIWLTSNRLSGSIAPKWGDCPQLKEFKLGQNMITGQIPPTLSKLSNLVDLTLDSNHITGWIPPEFGDLKNLYILNLSLNQLSGPVPLQLGKLRNLGHLDLSENSLSGSIPEELGSCIELLFLKINTNNFTGKLPGAIGNLASLQMMLDASNNKLEGVLPKELGKLEMLEFLNLSHNQFSGSIPSSFASMRGSLHTTLQDEELAKGLDWHKRAALINDVAQAISYLHNDCSPPIIHRDITSNNILLDTNFKAYVSDFGTARILKPDTSNWSALAGTYGYIAPELSYTSVVTEKCDVYSFGVLVLEVLIGKHPRDLLQHLASSTEPYTLVNKILDQRPSAPTTIEEKNIVFQIKVVFSCLKASPQARPTMQEIYQMLIHYESSTSV